The following proteins are co-located in the Schistocerca nitens isolate TAMUIC-IGC-003100 chromosome 2, iqSchNite1.1, whole genome shotgun sequence genome:
- the LOC126237297 gene encoding phosphatidate cytidylyltransferase, mitochondrial, translating into MMAVNSLAGQPSLYAKIVGMFPQNLSFAFAYGSGVMKQSGASRKSKNMIDLIFAVDSSSLWHAENIRRNPKHYSHLKWFGHNFVANFQEHWGARVYFNTLVPVEGRLHKPVVILKQATNSHLRSALHQNLYSAVHAALLILPETFTETDFYRCIAGLSYSGDFRMTFGEDKNKVVNIVAPQVEAFRSLYAPVVKSLQDYMHMPVLIGEGECCCQDISPSARMYHLNQLPRTPQRAVVRFWNTRGPRRLRQDTEDTLRAISHDPECGNVVETCIRKIVWNSSVKQSVKGIATAGLIKSIVYSWKKIKKMLKASSWKSKN; encoded by the exons ATGATGGCTGTGAATTCTCTTGCGGGGCAACCATCCTTATACGCGAAAATCGTGGGGATGTTTCCACAGAACCTGTCGTTCGCATTTGCTTATGGTTCAGGCGTTATGAAGCAAAGTGGAGCCAGTCGCAAGTCAAAAAATATGATTGATCTTATTTTTGCTGTGGATAGTTCATCCCTTTGGCATGCAGAAAATATACGAAGAAACCCGAAACATTATTCTCATTTAAAGTGGTTCGGACACAATTTTGTCGCGAATTTCCAAGAACACTGGGGAGCTAGGGTGTATTTCAATACTTTAGTGCCAGTAGAAG GACGCCTCCATAAGCCAGTTGTAATACTAAAACAAGCTACAAACTCCCATTTGCGCTCAGCATTGCATCAAAATCTGTACAGTGCTGTCCACGCTGCTTTACTCATTCTTCCAGAAACGTTTACGGAAACTGATTTTTATCGGTGTATTGCTGGATTGTCGTATTCTGGTGACTTTCGTATGACATTTGGGGAAGACAAGAATAAAGTTGTCAACATAGTTGCCCCGCAAGTGGAAGCTTTCAGGAGTCTTTATGCACCTGTTGTAAAATCCCTTCAAGATTACATGCACATGCCAGTTCTAATTGGTGAAGGCGAATGCTGTTGCCAGGATATTAGCCCAAGTGCCCGAATGTATCATCTTAATCAGCTTCCCAGAACGCCCCAAAGAGCAGTAGTGAGATTTTGGAATACTAGGGGTCCACGCCGCCTTCGTCAGGATACGGAAGATACTTTAAGAGCCATTTCTCATGACCCTGAATGTGGGAACGTAGTAGAAACATGCATACGGAAAATTGTATGGAATTccagtgtaaaacaaagtgtaaagGGCATTGCTACAGCAGGTCTAATAAAATCCATCGTTTAcagttggaaaaaaattaaaaagatgttGAAGGCAAGTTCTTGGAAGTCTAAGAATTAA